One region of bacterium genomic DNA includes:
- a CDS encoding right-handed parallel beta-helix repeat-containing protein, translating to MRQTKLFILFLFFTSAHILNPQPQTQTTDVYSLVEPILKKADTYLNSRDYNSARKEYLKIKEYKDLDYAAQLSLFNIAETYRLEKKYSLAHQTYNEILKTPNLSLNYRIYSLFTQASLYLEENNYTIARKIYSDITKTKDVSQNQIFKAEMYTGDTYRFERKYTQSRRIYEKLLKQEDSSSNPNENYRLELVDRLENIEGLKDGEAEKSIRENRVERINSPKYHIYVSLKGSDTNQGTKEFPFQTIKRAQEEIKSIKKNKGIPQSGIGVYLRGGKYFITEGLKFNQEDSGEEGAPIVYRSYPGEEVRIIGGKQVTNFKPLKDSKIIRRLPNESKTKVWVSDLKEVGINNYGNLINRGHSSSPYTRSGMELFYNTRPMSLSRWPDEGWERVLDLIAPQGDGKILSFFYQKGQFKYSGDRPKRWIEEKDIWVAGYFLWPWDKIHTSVIDIDTNNKIINLAPDVRQAKSYPAYDIPVVKGTPYYFYNILSEISKPEEFYIDREDGKLYFYPPARIEGSEIIVSTLNEPIVELQNVSDIIFFNLTFECTWHNGLTLNNCTDILIAGSTIRNTGTLGAVITKGKRNGIVGCDIYDTGEGGLNITGGNRESLLPSEHYIENNHIHHFGRFTHAGGKYGIGISGVGSRASHNLVHDFSGCAINFSGNNQVVEYNEIYNVMYEARDGGAIYSSGAPRYLMNRGNVMRYNFIHNITEHSSPLKTHQVTGIYIDSLNGGMTMEGNIFYRCTERAMFTHGPDTQIKNNVFADCNIGISQSNRTSLLREDTNVKRWAGHLNTVFYRQPPWSGRYPQVRDFLKKKPYGEPKNVIIQENIFSNVYDMLRIGGNFTYADNSVKNNFEKGAVFFKDKDNLNFTIRVGSPVYGETEHTPVPFEEIGLYKDELRATWPVKKSPAGKYYNPDWKPPVEDISAKFPPLKRISREKEYKVTKRVNPIKIDGILNKEEWFGLDKKRAIPVVEEHKKGLKREPVGIYVWVTYDEDNIYLGIEYMPDPWKEGLPKNNPYVSHEFGIEGVMGQNTWWWQEGVPTGPLYVFTGRPDGTFVAHNLFNIPANIIRKLQEQVEYKSIVIDKDTSHWTSEWKLPISLLNINLKNNNTVRFNIGGCMRDGWFAWVATGGNIWRVDTAGVFKFQ from the coding sequence ATGAGACAAACAAAATTGTTTATATTGTTTTTATTTTTTACTTCAGCACATATTCTCAACCCTCAGCCGCAGACACAAACAACAGACGTTTATTCTTTGGTTGAACCTATATTAAAAAAAGCAGACACATACCTCAACTCCCGTGACTACAATTCAGCCAGAAAAGAGTACCTTAAAATCAAAGAATATAAAGATTTGGATTATGCTGCCCAACTTTCTTTATTTAATATAGCAGAAACCTACAGGTTAGAAAAGAAGTACTCTCTCGCACACCAGACCTATAACGAAATCCTAAAAACACCTAATCTATCTCTAAACTACCGAATATACTCCCTTTTTACACAGGCAAGTCTTTATCTTGAAGAGAATAATTACACTATAGCACGTAAGATATATTCAGATATAACAAAAACAAAAGATGTTTCGCAAAACCAGATATTTAAAGCAGAGATGTACACAGGAGATACTTATCGGTTCGAGAGAAAATATACTCAATCTCGCCGTATATACGAAAAGTTGTTAAAGCAAGAAGATAGTAGTTCTAACCCAAATGAAAACTATAGGTTAGAACTTGTTGATCGACTGGAGAATATAGAAGGATTAAAAGATGGAGAAGCAGAAAAGAGTATTAGAGAAAACCGAGTAGAACGGATAAATAGTCCAAAGTATCATATATATGTTTCCCTAAAAGGTAGCGATACCAATCAAGGTACAAAAGAATTTCCATTCCAAACAATTAAAAGAGCACAAGAAGAGATAAAATCTATAAAAAAGAATAAAGGTATACCTCAAAGCGGTATTGGAGTATATTTACGTGGAGGCAAATATTTTATAACCGAAGGGTTAAAGTTTAATCAAGAAGATTCAGGTGAGGAAGGGGCGCCAATCGTATATAGAAGTTACCCAGGTGAAGAGGTGCGAATCATCGGCGGTAAACAGGTTACCAACTTTAAACCTCTTAAAGACTCAAAAATAATAAGACGGCTCCCAAACGAATCAAAAACTAAGGTATGGGTATCAGACCTTAAAGAGGTGGGTATAAACAATTATGGAAACCTTATAAATAGAGGCCACTCCAGTTCTCCTTATACGAGGTCTGGAATGGAACTTTTTTATAATACCAGACCAATGTCTCTTTCCCGTTGGCCAGATGAAGGTTGGGAACGGGTATTAGACCTTATTGCTCCACAGGGTGATGGAAAGATACTCAGTTTTTTTTATCAGAAAGGACAATTTAAGTATTCAGGAGATAGACCTAAACGCTGGATTGAAGAGAAAGATATATGGGTAGCAGGATATTTTTTATGGCCCTGGGATAAGATTCATACTTCGGTAATAGATATAGATACAAACAACAAAATAATAAACCTTGCCCCTGATGTTAGGCAGGCAAAAAGTTATCCTGCTTACGATATACCTGTTGTTAAAGGTACTCCATACTATTTTTATAACATACTTTCTGAGATTTCCAAGCCAGAAGAATTTTATATAGATAGAGAAGACGGTAAACTATACTTCTATCCGCCTGCCAGAATTGAAGGAAGCGAAATTATTGTTTCTACTCTAAACGAACCAATAGTAGAGTTACAAAATGTTTCTGATATAATCTTTTTTAATTTAACATTTGAATGTACTTGGCACAACGGTTTAACTCTTAATAATTGCACAGACATCCTTATAGCTGGTTCTACTATAAGAAATACTGGAACTTTAGGTGCAGTGATAACTAAAGGTAAAAGAAACGGTATAGTTGGTTGTGATATATATGATACTGGTGAGGGCGGATTAAATATAACTGGTGGAAACAGAGAGAGTCTTTTACCATCAGAACACTATATAGAAAATAACCATATTCACCATTTCGGCAGATTTACTCATGCTGGTGGAAAATATGGCATTGGAATATCAGGCGTTGGAAGTAGAGCTTCACATAACCTTGTACACGATTTTTCTGGCTGTGCTATTAATTTTAGTGGAAATAATCAGGTGGTGGAATATAATGAGATATACAATGTTATGTATGAAGCCAGAGACGGGGGCGCTATATACTCTTCAGGTGCCCCAAGGTACCTTATGAATCGCGGTAATGTAATGAGATATAATTTTATACATAACATCACCGAACATTCATCACCTTTAAAAACACATCAAGTGACAGGCATCTATATAGATTCTCTCAATGGTGGTATGACAATGGAAGGAAATATTTTTTACCGTTGCACAGAGCGAGCAATGTTCACTCACGGACCAGATACTCAAATAAAAAACAATGTTTTTGCAGACTGCAACATAGGTATATCCCAATCCAATAGAACTTCTCTTCTTAGAGAAGATACAAACGTGAAAAGGTGGGCAGGGCATCTTAACACAGTTTTTTATCGTCAACCGCCTTGGAGTGGGCGGTACCCTCAGGTAAGAGATTTTTTGAAAAAGAAACCTTATGGAGAACCAAAAAACGTTATTATTCAAGAGAATATTTTCTCTAATGTATATGATATGTTAAGAATTGGAGGAAATTTTACTTACGCTGACAATAGCGTGAAAAACAATTTTGAAAAAGGTGCAGTTTTTTTTAAAGATAAAGATAACCTCAATTTTACTATAAGAGTTGGTTCACCTGTATACGGAGAAACAGAACATACTCCTGTTCCTTTTGAGGAGATAGGTTTGTATAAAGACGAGTTGAGAGCAACTTGGCCAGTAAAAAAATCCCCAGCAGGAAAATATTATAATCCAGACTGGAAACCGCCAGTAGAAGATATTTCTGCAAAATTTCCACCATTAAAAAGGATTAGTAGGGAAAAAGAATATAAAGTAACAAAACGTGTAAACCCTATAAAAATCGACGGTATTCTTAATAAGGAAGAGTGGTTTGGACTTGATAAAAAGAGAGCCATACCTGTTGTAGAAGAACATAAAAAAGGATTAAAGAGAGAACCTGTTGGTATTTACGTATGGGTAACTTATGATGAGGATAATATCTATTTAGGAATAGAGTATATGCCTGACCCGTGGAAAGAGGGGTTGCCTAAAAACAATCCTTATGTCTCTCACGAGTTTGGTATCGAAGGAGTAATGGGGCAAAACACGTGGTGGTGGCAAGAAGGTGTGCCAACAGGACCATTATATGTGTTTACAGGAAGACCAGATGGCACTTTTGTTGCACACAATCTTTTTAACATACCTGCAAATATAATAAGAAAACTCCAAGAGCAGGTAGAATATAAATCTATAGTTATTGATAAAGATACCAGCCATTGGACATCTGAGTGGAAACTCCCTATTTCTCTTTTAAATATCAACCTTAAAAATAATAATACAGTTAGGTTTAATATTGGTGGTTGTATGAGAGACGGATGGTTTGCATGGGTAGCAACAGGTGGTAATATCTGGCGAGTTGATACTGCAGGAGTATTCAAATTTCAATAA